In the Leptospira sp. WS4.C2 genome, one interval contains:
- the moaCB gene encoding bifunctional molybdenum cofactor biosynthesis protein MoaC/MoaB has translation MNDITGKRTTLRYAEAEGYVYCKAETIERVKANTLPKGDLFGVAKAAALLGSKKTSELIPHCHPVPIDSFLVQFEILEEKNAIRIQTEAKSIGKTGIEMEALTGVTVAALVIYDLLKPIDKEIEISSIRLLEKKGGKTDAQISKFAKGSNAKILVCSDSCFAGKKEDGSGKVISELLIQEGVDVLEIKIVPDEPKEIQKTITNWTNEKIDLIVTTGGTGLGPRDNTTDTIKQMLEQELPGVAEVMRSFGQDRTPFAMLSRSIAGRIGKSLVVSVPGSSNGARESMTAILPAIFHAKKMMRGEGH, from the coding sequence CAGGCAAACGAACCACCCTTCGGTATGCAGAAGCGGAAGGGTATGTGTATTGTAAGGCGGAGACAATCGAAAGAGTCAAAGCCAACACATTACCAAAAGGGGATCTCTTTGGTGTAGCTAAGGCTGCCGCCCTTCTTGGATCTAAAAAAACCTCTGAACTCATCCCCCACTGCCATCCGGTTCCCATTGATTCTTTTTTAGTCCAGTTTGAAATCCTAGAAGAAAAAAATGCCATTCGCATCCAAACAGAAGCCAAGTCCATTGGTAAAACTGGAATTGAAATGGAAGCACTAACGGGAGTTACTGTAGCGGCCCTTGTGATTTATGATCTCCTAAAACCGATTGATAAAGAAATAGAAATTTCTTCGATCCGACTCCTAGAAAAAAAAGGAGGAAAAACGGATGCACAAATTTCCAAATTTGCAAAAGGATCCAATGCAAAAATTTTAGTTTGTTCCGATTCTTGTTTTGCTGGAAAAAAAGAAGATGGATCGGGAAAAGTCATCTCGGAACTTCTCATCCAAGAAGGGGTGGATGTTTTAGAAATTAAAATTGTTCCCGATGAGCCAAAAGAAATTCAAAAAACCATAACAAATTGGACAAATGAAAAAATTGATCTGATTGTGACTACCGGTGGGACAGGACTTGGACCTAGGGACAACACAACAGATACCATAAAACAAATGTTAGAACAGGAATTGCCCGGTGTGGCTGAGGTGATGCGTTCCTTTGGCCAAGATAGAACTCCTTTTGCGATGTTATCTCGTTCCATAGCTGGTAGGATCGGAAAGTCCCTGGTAGTATCCGTACCTGGAAGTAGTAATGGAGCCAGAGAAAGTATGACTGCTATTTTACCTGCGATCTTCCATGCCAAAAAAATGATGAGAGGAGAAGGACATTGA
- a CDS encoding molybdopterin molybdotransferase MoeA gives MIPYSEALEKILSEVRIYPSEIVSLDQTLGRVLAEDIVADRDYPPFHRSAMDGFALNSRDYTPNQIYPYHRELPAGMSLDLEPNEKAIRIMTGAPVPEGFDLVIKIEDAILTEFNGQKQVSFSLKEVKSWQNIAKQGEDVKNNQLVLPKGSQIGTSEFSLLASLGKAMVPVIKAPKVHIISTGNEVVSIQTSPLPYQIRDSNSYTITSILSKYKIQPESVTHVPDLELEITEQIQKGLEADILILSGGVSMGSMDLVPSILQRLGVELVFHKTSIKPGKPIWFGKRKNTIVFGMPGNPFSVQTCSRIFLEPFLRKSYGQNQLPSYKLPYFTTKQKKGALTEFFPVRLETADKTYLTPLAFNGSGDIRAGIFSDGLAIFPSDLSQIQQGDMIEFLPW, from the coding sequence TTGATTCCCTATTCAGAAGCTCTGGAAAAAATTTTATCGGAAGTGCGAATTTATCCGAGTGAAATTGTATCTTTAGACCAAACCTTGGGACGTGTGCTTGCCGAAGATATTGTTGCAGATCGGGATTATCCACCTTTTCATCGTTCGGCGATGGATGGATTTGCTTTAAATTCGAGAGATTACACACCAAACCAAATTTATCCTTATCATAGAGAACTTCCTGCGGGGATGAGTCTGGATTTAGAACCGAACGAAAAGGCCATTCGGATCATGACCGGTGCCCCGGTTCCCGAAGGTTTTGATTTAGTGATCAAAATTGAAGATGCAATCCTTACCGAATTCAATGGACAAAAACAAGTTTCGTTTTCGTTAAAAGAAGTCAAATCTTGGCAAAATATCGCCAAACAAGGAGAAGACGTAAAAAACAACCAATTGGTTTTACCCAAAGGAAGTCAAATCGGAACATCGGAATTCTCACTCCTTGCAAGTCTTGGAAAGGCAATGGTTCCCGTCATCAAAGCTCCCAAAGTACATATCATCTCTACGGGAAATGAAGTGGTTTCCATCCAAACTTCCCCCCTTCCCTACCAAATCAGAGATTCCAATTCTTATACCATCACCTCCATTCTATCCAAGTACAAAATCCAACCAGAGTCCGTGACCCATGTTCCCGATTTAGAATTAGAAATCACCGAACAAATCCAAAAAGGATTAGAGGCCGACATTCTAATTCTTTCTGGGGGTGTTTCCATGGGAAGTATGGACCTCGTTCCATCCATATTACAAAGATTAGGTGTTGAACTCGTATTTCATAAAACATCCATCAAACCGGGAAAACCAATATGGTTCGGAAAGAGAAAAAACACCATTGTATTTGGAATGCCAGGAAATCCATTTAGTGTACAAACCTGTTCTCGTATTTTTCTTGAACCTTTTTTAAGAAAGTCCTATGGACAAAACCAACTTCCTTCTTATAAACTTCCCTATTTCACCACCAAACAAAAAAAAGGTGCTCTTACTGAATTTTTCCCAGTCCGATTAGAAACAGCAGACAAAACCTATCTCACACCACTTGCATTCAATGGAAGCGGGGATATCCGTGCCGGCATTTTCTCGGATGGGCTTGCAATCTTTCCAAGCGACCTTTCTCAAATCCAACAAGGGGATATGATCGAATTTTTGCCTTGGTGA
- a CDS encoding MFS transporter: MTITPHAKATKIELFSLATPQMRTFHLTWIAFFLCFFGWFGIAPLMVYVREELSLTKAQIGNIIIASVAITIFMRLFIGWLCDKIGPRIAYTFLLTLGSIPVMCIGLADSYLSFLLLRLAIGAIGASFVITQYHTSVMFAPNIIGTANATTAGWGNLGGGVTQMLMPILFGFFVAFGFTTGVSWRLAMVVPGAALFIMGIIYYFGTQDTPGGNFKDIKETYPTFQGGKKNSLSNFLLVIKDPRVWLLFLAYGACFGIELTINNIAALYYVDQFKLSPATAGLIAGLFGLMNLFARTLGGAFGDKFGIKWGLRGRVVWLAAVLAGEGLCLILFSQMSSLILAISSMIVFSLFVQMSEGATFSVVPFINKKAIGAVSGIVGAGGNAGAVSAGFLFRGDLTYQNALLIIGITVTVASFFTLLVRFSTEEEKEVGDEMNQILPAGEKKPTLVSAT, encoded by the coding sequence GTGACCATTACACCTCATGCGAAAGCAACTAAAATCGAATTATTCAGCCTGGCAACACCCCAGATGCGCACCTTTCACCTAACATGGATTGCATTTTTTCTATGTTTTTTTGGATGGTTTGGTATCGCTCCCCTTATGGTTTATGTTAGAGAAGAACTTTCTTTAACAAAAGCTCAAATTGGAAACATCATCATTGCCTCTGTCGCCATAACCATCTTTATGCGACTATTTATCGGTTGGTTGTGCGACAAAATTGGACCACGGATTGCCTATACTTTCCTTTTAACTTTAGGATCAATCCCTGTTATGTGTATTGGTCTTGCAGATAGTTATCTTTCCTTTCTATTATTACGATTGGCCATTGGTGCCATCGGTGCTTCTTTTGTGATCACTCAATATCATACTTCTGTTATGTTTGCACCAAACATCATTGGTACTGCTAATGCAACCACTGCGGGATGGGGTAACTTAGGTGGTGGTGTGACTCAAATGTTGATGCCTATTCTATTCGGATTTTTTGTAGCTTTCGGATTTACTACGGGAGTTTCTTGGAGACTTGCCATGGTGGTTCCTGGGGCTGCCTTGTTTATCATGGGAATCATTTATTACTTCGGAACTCAAGACACTCCTGGTGGAAATTTTAAAGACATTAAAGAAACTTATCCTACCTTCCAAGGGGGAAAGAAAAATTCACTGAGTAACTTCTTACTCGTGATCAAAGATCCAAGAGTATGGTTACTTTTTCTTGCCTACGGTGCTTGTTTTGGAATTGAACTTACCATCAATAACATTGCCGCCTTGTATTATGTTGACCAGTTCAAACTTTCTCCTGCCACTGCAGGACTCATTGCTGGACTTTTTGGACTCATGAACTTATTTGCAAGAACACTCGGTGGTGCTTTTGGTGATAAGTTCGGAATCAAATGGGGTCTTCGCGGAAGAGTTGTTTGGTTGGCAGCAGTGCTTGCAGGGGAAGGACTTTGTTTGATTTTATTTTCACAAATGAGTTCTCTCATCCTCGCTATTTCCTCTATGATCGTCTTTAGTTTGTTTGTGCAAATGTCAGAAGGAGCCACTTTCTCTGTTGTTCCTTTCATTAACAAAAAAGCAATTGGTGCAGTATCTGGAATTGTCGGAGCTGGCGGAAATGCGGGAGCAGTGTCTGCGGGATTTTTATTCCGAGGGGACTTAACTTACCAAAACGCACTTCTTATCATTGGGATCACAGTGACCGTTGCGTCCTTCTTTACTCTTCTTGTAAGATTTTCAACGGAAGAAGAAAAGGAAGTGGGGGATGAAATGAACCAAATTCTACCAGCTGGTGAGAAGAAGCCCACTTTAGTTTCTGCAACATAG
- a CDS encoding molybdopterin-dependent oxidoreductase, with protein sequence MDQIHYRSCSLCEAMCGLQIELKDGSIQGFKGDPEDKFSRGHICPKGPELKSLYEDPDRIKFPQKKTKNGWETVSWVDALTDIATQLVKIQTTYGNDSVAIYNGNPTVHNYGSMLLGQRFASRLKTKNNFSATSVDQLPHQLLSYLMFGHQLLVPIPDIDHTDFFLILGGNPFASNGSLMSVPDVKKRLKAIQDRGGKYVVVDPRKSETADHANEHIFIKPGTDAYFLLSILHVLFEKDLTKPNELIRKDDLLSFQTITKEYSPERVSQITGVSKETIERIAFEFANAPSAVCYGRVGVSTQEFGAVCQWLINVINIVTGNLDKRGGAMFTLPAVDLVGEGSVMRSSPGSFNSYQSRVRKLPEFSDELPVAALAEEILTEGEGKIRALFTSAGNPVLSTPNGTKLDKALSSLDFMVSVDFYLNETTKHAHYILPPTSALEHDHYDLIFNVFAVRNTARYNQPLFTPEPGMLHDWEIFTDLTKRLELTRANKELPKELVKTKLTPASIIDHALKSGPYGSKGPHNREMSLELLKNSPHGVDLGPLQPSFPERLYTEDKRIHLFPEILKEDLPRLKSKFLEWEKFTSDKSQFLLIGRRHLRSNNSWMHNLPKLMTGKPRCTVMIHPSDANHLGILNEEEVIVESSVGKIQIPVEITEELMQGVVSIPHGFGHNRGGTNQKVATEFSGVSINDLTDDQAIDAFSGNAAFSGIKVSIKKQPA encoded by the coding sequence ATGGACCAAATTCATTACCGGTCTTGCAGTTTGTGCGAGGCAATGTGTGGACTACAAATCGAATTGAAAGATGGCTCCATCCAAGGATTTAAAGGAGACCCAGAAGACAAATTTAGCCGAGGCCATATTTGTCCCAAAGGACCCGAACTAAAAAGCCTTTACGAAGACCCCGATCGTATCAAATTCCCGCAGAAAAAAACAAAGAATGGATGGGAAACTGTTTCTTGGGTGGATGCCCTCACCGACATCGCTACCCAACTTGTAAAAATTCAAACCACTTATGGAAACGATTCGGTTGCCATCTACAATGGAAACCCGACGGTTCACAACTACGGATCTATGTTACTCGGTCAAAGATTTGCCAGTAGACTCAAAACCAAAAATAACTTCTCCGCCACGTCAGTAGACCAGTTGCCCCACCAATTACTTTCTTACTTAATGTTTGGCCACCAACTCCTAGTCCCCATCCCAGATATTGATCATACCGATTTTTTTCTAATTTTAGGTGGGAACCCATTTGCATCTAATGGAAGTTTAATGAGTGTCCCCGATGTCAAAAAACGATTAAAAGCCATTCAAGATCGCGGTGGAAAGTATGTGGTGGTGGATCCACGTAAATCAGAAACCGCAGACCATGCAAACGAACACATATTTATTAAACCAGGAACCGATGCCTATTTCCTTCTTTCAATTCTCCATGTTCTTTTTGAAAAAGATCTGACCAAACCAAATGAACTGATTCGAAAGGATGACCTGTTATCCTTCCAAACGATCACTAAAGAATACAGCCCTGAAAGAGTCTCCCAAATCACAGGTGTTTCCAAAGAAACGATCGAAAGAATCGCATTCGAATTTGCGAATGCACCATCAGCGGTTTGTTACGGAAGGGTCGGTGTTTCCACACAAGAATTCGGAGCGGTTTGCCAGTGGCTCATCAACGTCATCAATATTGTCACTGGAAATTTAGACAAAAGAGGTGGTGCCATGTTCACACTCCCTGCCGTTGACTTGGTGGGTGAAGGATCTGTGATGCGTTCCTCTCCGGGAAGTTTTAATTCCTACCAGTCAAGAGTTCGTAAACTTCCTGAATTCAGTGACGAACTTCCTGTGGCGGCACTCGCTGAAGAAATTCTTACCGAAGGGGAAGGAAAAATTCGTGCCTTATTCACTTCGGCAGGGAACCCTGTTTTATCAACACCTAACGGAACTAAGCTTGATAAAGCATTATCTAGTTTGGATTTTATGGTAAGTGTTGACTTTTATTTGAACGAAACCACAAAACATGCGCACTATATTTTACCTCCGACTTCTGCTTTAGAACATGACCATTATGATTTGATTTTTAATGTTTTTGCAGTTAGAAATACGGCAAGATACAACCAACCACTCTTTACTCCAGAACCAGGGATGTTACACGACTGGGAAATATTTACTGACTTAACCAAACGTTTGGAACTAACAAGGGCTAATAAAGAACTCCCCAAAGAACTAGTCAAAACAAAACTAACACCTGCTAGTATCATTGACCATGCACTCAAATCAGGACCGTATGGATCCAAAGGGCCTCATAATCGAGAGATGAGTTTGGAACTTTTAAAAAACAGTCCCCATGGTGTGGACTTAGGACCATTACAGCCCAGTTTTCCAGAACGTTTGTATACCGAAGACAAAAGGATCCATCTTTTCCCAGAGATTTTAAAAGAAGATTTACCGCGTCTTAAAAGTAAGTTTTTGGAATGGGAAAAATTTACCTCTGACAAATCGCAATTTTTACTCATAGGAAGAAGGCATTTACGAAGTAATAATTCCTGGATGCACAATCTCCCAAAACTCATGACAGGAAAACCACGTTGTACAGTGATGATCCATCCCAGTGATGCCAACCATTTGGGAATTCTCAATGAGGAAGAAGTCATTGTAGAATCTTCCGTTGGTAAAATTCAAATCCCGGTTGAGATTACCGAAGAACTGATGCAAGGTGTTGTGAGCATTCCTCATGGATTTGGACACAATCGTGGTGGAACCAATCAAAAGGTAGCCACCGAATTTTCAGGAGTCAGTATCAACGATCTTACCGATGACCAGGCCATCGATGCATTTTCAGGAAATGCTGCCTTTAGTGGAATCAAAGTATCAATCAAAAAACAACCGGCCTAA
- a CDS encoding ThiF family adenylyltransferase — protein MGTEEESFFQRQVQVPEIGSIGQKKWRDSSVLVIGLGGLGCPAALQLALGGIGRIGLVDFDIVEISNLHRQTLFTFRDLGLPKIEVVSRVLLEHCPWLQVDCFSELLSEDTKPDLFNGWDLVLDCTDTITSKYLINDFCIQKLIPLVTASVFRTSAQFAIFSGKGRPCYRCLFPDLKEGDTLNCSMGGVLGVQTALAGTYQSSLAMQYLLDPKSTDLSSVYFMEWNPPMLYQSKIDANVNCPTCGQGKKESHTDLHVKEIYPSEFIAYKNKGNTLLIDVRENEETDSNPISDTFLLPLSELERGYLPLFDRDLTLVCICETGARSKKALAYLQMTNQVYSLIGGRRAYIQYLKNQAPL, from the coding sequence ATGGGTACAGAAGAGGAATCATTCTTCCAACGCCAAGTCCAAGTTCCTGAAATTGGCTCTATCGGTCAAAAAAAATGGCGAGACTCCTCGGTCCTTGTCATAGGCCTTGGGGGACTCGGATGTCCTGCCGCCTTGCAACTCGCCCTCGGAGGAATTGGTCGCATTGGTTTGGTTGATTTTGATATTGTGGAGATTTCAAACCTCCACCGCCAAACTTTGTTTACATTTCGTGATCTTGGTTTACCCAAAATAGAAGTGGTTTCTCGGGTTTTGTTGGAACATTGTCCTTGGCTGCAAGTAGATTGTTTTTCAGAACTGCTTTCGGAAGATACAAAACCTGATCTCTTCAATGGATGGGATCTTGTTTTGGATTGTACGGACACCATTACATCGAAGTATCTCATCAATGATTTCTGTATTCAAAAATTGATTCCTTTGGTGACGGCCTCTGTATTTCGAACGAGTGCTCAGTTTGCCATCTTTTCCGGGAAAGGACGACCATGTTACCGTTGTTTGTTTCCAGATTTAAAAGAAGGGGATACTTTGAATTGTAGTATGGGTGGTGTTCTTGGAGTACAAACCGCACTTGCCGGAACTTATCAATCTTCTTTGGCCATGCAGTATCTCTTAGATCCAAAATCGACAGACCTATCTTCGGTATACTTTATGGAATGGAATCCGCCCATGTTATACCAATCTAAAATAGATGCGAATGTGAATTGTCCCACTTGCGGGCAGGGAAAAAAAGAATCCCACACAGATTTACATGTGAAGGAAATATATCCAAGCGAATTCATTGCGTATAAGAATAAAGGAAATACTCTTCTTATCGATGTCAGAGAAAATGAAGAAACCGATTCGAATCCAATTTCCGATACTTTTTTGTTGCCTCTATCGGAATTGGAAAGAGGTTATCTTCCTCTTTTCGATAGAGATCTAACCCTTGTTTGTATTTGCGAAACAGGGGCCCGATCTAAAAAAGCATTAGCTTACTTACAAATGACAAACCAGGTTTATTCACTCATTGGAGGAAGGAGAGCCTACATCCAATACTTGAAAAACCAAGCTCCCCTTTAG
- a CDS encoding GTP 3',8-cyclase MoaA — MNAHTRKFEVLRVSILSHCSFACVYCAPKNKPDLPNFYPKIHYLSPELLESKIKALTSHIQLKEVHLTGGEPTLHKDLVVLIQKLREININDIAITSNGFFEDGLIPKMKQAGLTRMNFSLDSFSQRGFEKLSDRKLPVERLLKRILEAKRLGLEVKVNCTVLKGYNESEILDLLQWSGENTIPIRFLEFMKMGPLQEEHSECFFSAEEIRNIIQSRYNIQPYPTAPDSTATYHITDEGFIFGIIANHTEPFCEGCNRLRMDSLGRIYGCLSDQTSFDLPSDPSEVPFVLQKAMDTKKMHFTGSELSMKFIGG; from the coding sequence GTGAATGCGCATACTAGAAAATTTGAAGTGCTTCGAGTAAGTATTCTATCTCATTGTAGTTTTGCTTGCGTTTATTGTGCTCCCAAAAACAAACCTGACCTTCCTAACTTCTATCCAAAAATTCATTACTTAAGTCCTGAACTTTTAGAATCCAAAATCAAAGCCCTCACATCTCATATCCAATTAAAAGAAGTCCACCTAACAGGAGGAGAACCTACACTTCATAAAGACTTAGTAGTTTTAATTCAGAAATTGAGAGAGATAAATATAAATGATATTGCCATTACCTCCAACGGATTTTTTGAAGATGGACTGATCCCAAAAATGAAACAGGCAGGGCTCACGAGGATGAATTTTTCTCTAGACAGTTTTTCGCAAAGAGGATTTGAAAAACTCAGTGATCGCAAACTTCCCGTCGAACGTTTGTTGAAACGAATTTTAGAAGCAAAAAGATTAGGATTGGAAGTAAAAGTCAATTGTACTGTCTTAAAAGGTTACAATGAATCGGAAATTCTCGATCTTTTACAATGGTCGGGAGAAAATACAATACCGATTCGATTTTTGGAATTCATGAAAATGGGTCCTCTGCAAGAGGAACATTCCGAATGTTTTTTTTCGGCAGAAGAAATTCGTAACATCATTCAAAGCCGTTACAACATTCAACCTTACCCGACAGCTCCGGATTCCACTGCCACCTATCACATCACAGACGAAGGTTTTATATTTGGAATCATTGCCAATCATACAGAACCATTTTGTGAAGGTTGTAATCGCCTACGTATGGACTCTCTTGGTAGAATTTATGGATGTTTAAGTGACCAGACATCCTTTGATCTTCCTTCGGATCCTTCTGAAGTACCATTTGTTTTGCAGAAGGCGATGGATACAAAAAAAATGCATTTTACTGGTTCAGAGCTTTCTATGAAATTTATTGGAGGATAA
- a CDS encoding MoaD/ThiS family protein — protein MKIQLLSFAALKDFFPSKQELILDGIKTVSDLKMYLHLRNPDATNLIKISRISINQTIAKDSDPIVDGAVVAILPPSSGG, from the coding sequence ATGAAAATCCAATTGTTATCGTTTGCTGCCCTAAAGGATTTTTTTCCGTCCAAACAGGAGCTGATTTTAGATGGAATCAAAACTGTTTCCGATTTAAAAATGTATCTTCACCTACGCAATCCAGATGCTACGAACTTAATCAAAATCAGTCGCATTTCAATCAACCAAACCATTGCCAAAGACTCTGATCCTATCGTCGACGGGGCCGTTGTTGCAATCCTTCCTCCATCAAGCGGTGGTTAA
- a CDS encoding molybdenum cofactor biosynthesis protein MoaE: MEPNTQYKHITETKLELPSQFPPLPSMGGYVLFAGIVRDINDGRQVTHLEYEAYSEMANQMIAAIITDAFKKWDLQFADCIHRLGKLLLGEVAVIVNTGAVHRDEAYKANRYIIDRVKHEVPIWKKEYYVDGSSEWSQGCVDDTHNH; this comes from the coding sequence ATGGAACCCAATACACAATACAAACATATTACAGAAACCAAATTAGAGCTTCCCTCACAATTTCCACCACTTCCTAGTATGGGTGGGTATGTACTCTTTGCAGGTATCGTACGCGACATCAATGACGGAAGACAAGTCACTCATTTAGAATATGAAGCTTATTCCGAAATGGCCAACCAAATGATTGCAGCCATCATCACCGATGCATTCAAAAAATGGGACTTACAATTCGCCGATTGTATCCATCGACTTGGCAAACTTCTCTTAGGGGAAGTGGCAGTGATCGTTAATACTGGTGCCGTCCACAGAGACGAGGCGTACAAAGCAAATCGGTATATCATTGATCGAGTCAAACACGAAGTTCCTATTTGGAAAAAGGAATACTATGTGGATGGAAGTTCAGAATGGTCACAAGGCTGTGTGGATGACACCCACAACCACTGA
- a CDS encoding molybdenum cofactor guanylyltransferase, translating to MEVQNGHKAVWMTPTTTDPTFVLLAGGKSVRMGEDKGFVPIGNNSHFLGQILEKLNHLSNSIFVSLRNEQAEPYSIFIQKTALISDQDLPIAGPLKGILSSYIYLKEHNLLNDFIYVLPIDIPYIEERTIQRLLDTFQEKLEPVSGIFYESKTGLEPLCGIYTRQTLSQWLASLSIPGKHEFSLQKRIKILEPKPLFIKLPDEEEFYFRNINSKNEL from the coding sequence ATGGAAGTTCAGAATGGTCACAAGGCTGTGTGGATGACACCCACAACCACTGATCCTACCTTTGTTCTTCTCGCTGGAGGAAAAAGTGTACGAATGGGAGAAGACAAAGGATTTGTCCCGATCGGCAATAACTCTCATTTCCTAGGTCAGATTTTAGAAAAACTAAATCATTTAAGTAATTCTATTTTTGTTTCGCTTCGAAACGAACAAGCAGAACCTTACTCAATATTCATACAAAAAACTGCACTCATTAGCGATCAGGACCTTCCCATTGCAGGTCCCCTAAAAGGAATTCTCTCTTCTTATATCTATCTAAAAGAACACAATCTGTTGAATGATTTTATCTATGTATTGCCAATTGATATACCTTATATCGAAGAAAGAACCATCCAAAGATTGTTAGATACTTTCCAAGAGAAACTAGAACCGGTATCCGGAATCTTTTATGAGTCAAAGACCGGCTTAGAACCATTATGCGGAATTTATACAAGACAGACTTTATCTCAGTGGTTGGCATCTTTATCCATTCCAGGAAAACATGAATTTTCCCTCCAGAAACGAATTAAAATACTAGAACCAAAACCTCTTTTCATAAAACTTCCCGACGAGGAAGAATTTTATTTTAGAAATATAAACTCAAAAAATGAATTATAA
- a CDS encoding HAD family hydrolase: MSFFKTKKNWIFDMDGTLTIANHDFDAIKRELELPLDTDILTSLSKLSKEEAEKKHIQLGVIEHKIAKLSIPSPGSTELLREIKTQTNNLGILTRNSFSNSIETLKAAGLIDYFQSNFIFCRERALPKPNPEGIFRLMDLWKANPKETVMIGDYVFDLDAGTAAGVDTIYIDPAGHFPFRDSATHCIKELGEILNL; encoded by the coding sequence ATGAGTTTTTTCAAAACGAAAAAGAACTGGATCTTTGATATGGATGGAACCTTAACGATTGCCAATCATGACTTTGATGCAATTAAAAGAGAATTAGAACTTCCTTTAGATACAGATATACTTACTTCCCTATCCAAACTCTCGAAAGAAGAGGCGGAAAAGAAACACATCCAACTTGGTGTAATCGAACATAAAATTGCAAAGTTATCAATCCCATCGCCGGGAAGTACTGAATTGTTACGAGAGATCAAAACCCAAACGAACAACTTAGGAATCCTAACAAGAAATAGTTTTTCCAACTCCATTGAGACTTTGAAAGCAGCGGGTTTAATCGATTATTTTCAGTCTAATTTTATTTTTTGTAGGGAACGGGCCTTACCTAAACCAAATCCCGAAGGGATCTTTCGGTTGATGGATCTCTGGAAAGCAAATCCAAAAGAGACTGTAATGATTGGTGATTATGTTTTTGATTTAGATGCGGGAACTGCTGCCGGTGTGGACACCATTTACATTGACCCGGCAGGACATTTCCCATTCAGAGATTCTGCAACGCATTGCATCAAAGAGTTAGGCGAAATCCTAAACCTATAA
- a CDS encoding sensor histidine kinase, giving the protein MTIIALLNLFSLFIYLIAIFTIVQSLIRNPSYRGEGMFVLILAIIPCYVSISNVFEHGYAIDYFDEYEGFFKDLYAMFFLIFLYVHSVKKEQSQRIEHERQIKSDLKLKSKLLTEIHHRVNNNLQIISGLLAMQVESENDLKLTTSLGLIQNRIMAIASVHKIIYGSPNLLYVDLNLIFNSILGNLKVTYLNEKNNIELHELIEEGLEMDLDRAIPMGLILNELVSNSFRHAFMNRNHGKIEVSLGSVDDQFILVVRDDGLGIDNGFFDGKGIGLTLVKNLVKQLRGTIDIEKTNGTNFEIRFPIRNENPIQI; this is encoded by the coding sequence ATGACCATAATAGCACTACTCAATCTTTTCTCTCTTTTTATTTACCTAATCGCTATTTTTACCATTGTCCAAAGTTTAATTCGTAATCCCTCCTATCGCGGAGAAGGAATGTTCGTATTGATACTTGCCATCATCCCTTGTTATGTGAGCATCTCTAATGTATTTGAACATGGATATGCGATTGATTATTTTGATGAGTATGAAGGTTTTTTCAAAGATCTTTACGCTATGTTTTTTCTTATATTTTTGTATGTTCATTCTGTAAAAAAGGAACAAAGTCAGCGAATTGAACATGAGAGGCAAATCAAATCTGATTTAAAATTGAAATCGAAACTGCTCACAGAAATCCACCATAGAGTAAATAATAATTTACAAATCATCTCCGGTCTTTTGGCGATGCAGGTAGAGTCAGAGAATGATCTTAAGTTAACTACTTCTTTGGGTTTGATTCAAAATCGAATTATGGCAATCGCTTCGGTTCACAAAATTATCTATGGATCGCCAAACTTATTGTATGTCGATTTGAATCTTATTTTTAATTCTATATTAGGTAATTTGAAAGTAACCTATTTAAATGAAAAAAATAATATCGAGTTGCACGAATTAATTGAAGAAGGTTTGGAAATGGATTTGGATAGAGCCATTCCAATGGGTTTAATTTTAAATGAACTAGTTTCTAATTCTTTTCGCCATGCTTTTATGAATCGAAATCATGGAAAAATCGAAGTTAGTTTGGGAAGTGTGGATGACCAATTTATCCTTGTGGTGAGAGACGATGGTCTAGGTATTGATAATGGATTTTTTGATGGAAAAGGAATCGGCCTTACATTAGTCAAAAATTTAGTGAAACAATTACGGGGAACTATAGATATCGAAAAAACTAATGGCACGAATTTCGAAATCCGATTCCCTATTCGGAACGAAAATCCAATTCAAATATAA